The nucleotide window AAGAAGACCGGAAAAAAAGGCGGATTCGGAAAATTTTTGGGCTTCGTTGAACGTGCGGGCAATGCCCTGCCGCACCCGGCCAGTCTTTTCGCCGGCCTGGCCGTTTCGGCCCTGGTGTTTTCCATGCTCGGCAGCCGTCTCGGCTGGACGGCCGTGCACCCGGGAACGGGCGCGGAGGTGAACATCGTCAACCTCCTTTCCAAGGACGGTCTTCATCGGATCATTCTTGAAATGGTCGACAACTACACCGGCTTCGCGCCACTGGGAATCGTCATGGTGGCGCTTCTGGGCATCGGCATCGCCGAAAGCAGCGGGCTGATCAGCGCGGCCATCCGGCTCATGGTTCTCAAAGCCCCGGCCCGGCTTCTGACTTTCGTCATCGTGTTTTCCGGAATTCTTTCCAACATCGCGTCCGACTTGGGTTATGTGCTGATCATTCCCCTGGGAGCCGTCATTTTTCATTCGGTGGGGCGCCATCCCATCGCAGGCATGGCGGCCGCTTTCGCCGGGGTTTCGGGCGGCTTCAGCGCCAATCTTTTTATCGGCACCATCGATCCCCTGCTGGCGGGTCTTTCCACCGAAGCGGCCAGAATTCTCGACGAGGCCTATTATGTTCTTCCGACCGCCAATTATTTCTTCATGGCGGCTTCCACGTTCATCATCGCCGTTTCCGGAACATGGGTCACGGAAAAAATCATTGAGCCGCGGTTGGGCGGGTATCAGGGCGATGTGAAGGCCGAGGCGCTCGAACCTCCTTCATCAAAAGAGAGAAAGGCGCTCAGATGGGTGCTGGCGGTGATCGGCCTTTGGCTGATTTTGCTTTTGATCGGACTCATCCCTTCCGAAGGTTTCCTGCGCGGTCCGGACAACTCGCTGTTGCGCTCGCCGATTCTCAAGGGTTTCATCGCCTTTCTCTTTTTCTTCGCCGGATCCATGGGCGTCATCTACGGATTCATCACGGGCAAGTTCAAATCCGACGCCGACGTGGTCAAGGGCATGGTCGACAGCTTCAAAACTCTGGCCCCCTTCATGGTGCTTGTTTTCTTCGCCGCCCAGTTCGTGGCCTATTTCCGATGGAGCAACCTGGGACTCATCATCGCCATCAAAGGGGCCGCGGGCATACAGAACATGAACCTGGGCCTGATTCCGCTTCTCCTCATGTTCATTGTGTTGTCGGGCTTTATCAACATGTTCATGGGCAGCGCTTCGGCCAAGTGGGCCATCCTCGGGCCGATCTTCATTCCCATGTTCATGCTTTTGGGATATTCGCCGGAGCTTTCCCAGGCGGTTTATCGCATCGGCGACAGCGTGACCAATATCATTTCGCCCATGATGAGTTTCTTTGCGCTGATCATCGTCTATTTCGCCAAATACGACAAGAAAGCCGGCATCGGCACCCTGATCTCAACCATGCTGCCGTACTCCATCGTCTTTACCATCCTGTGGTCGATCTTGCTGATCCTCTGGGTCGTGCTCAACCTTCCCCTCGGACCCGGCGCCGGCATTTACTATTCGGGATAGAACGGAAAACCCGGCTCGAACTCGGAAACCTTAACGGGGAAATGAGGGGAATGACCCGTGTAGGACTCGAACCTACAACCCGCAGATTAAGAGTCTGCTGCTCTACCAGTTGAGCTAACGGGCCGAAAAATCCCCCTTAGTTTAGACAAGTCGCACTCCGATGTCAAACGCTCGGTTTTTCCCCGAAACGGTGACGGGTTTGCTATAATGATGGTTTAAAGGACGGAGATCATGAAGTTAAAAGCTGCGATTCTTTTTGCCGTGGTCGTCGGTTTCGCCGGAAACGCGATATCGGCCCAAAATCAGACGATCAACAACACCAAAAGGTTGAATGTGTTTCTCGACGTCGAGAGATCCATCGATGCGGATTTCATCCGGCAGGAAATTCCCGTCGTGGATTACGTCCGGGACAAGGAGCTGGCCGACGTCCATATCATCATCTCACGCCATCGGGTCGGCGCAACCGGGGAGACGTACTGCATCTCGTTTATCGGCTATGGGAACTTCAAGGATAAAAACTACGAACTGAATTGCTGGGCCCCCGCCTCGAACTCCTCCGATATGACTCGCCGCGAATACACGGAGATGATCAAAATGGGGCTCACCCCCTATCTGGCCGAAACAGGCGCGGCCCGCAGGATGCGGGTCACCTATGACGCGGTTCTCGTTGGGCCTGCCGACGAAGAGGAGCCCTTGAAGGACCCGTGGAACGCCTGGGTCTTCGAGATCTACGGCGGAGGCAACTTCAGCAGGGAGGAGACCCGAAACTCGCTCCATATCCGGTATGGCCTGTTCGCCGACAGGATCACCCGGGAGTCCCGAACGCGGCTGCGCCCTTACGGCAATTACAATGAAAGAAATTATGTGACCGACGACGGCACCATCACGTCGACAACCGTCCGGGGAGGGTTCGACAGTTATCACATTATCAGTCTCAGCGACCACTGGGCGGCCGGTGTTTTCGGAGATATTTTCATCAGCACGTTCGACAATATGAACTTCAGCGCCGTCCTTTCCCCCGCCCTTGAATACAGCCTTTTTCCCTACGATCAAGCCACCCGGCGTTCGATAACGCTGGCCTGGAGAATCGGAGCGGGATATTACGACTATGTGGAAGAAACGATCTTCGACAAGACCCGGGAGGTCCTTTTCGGACAGGCGCTTGTGGCTTCAGCCGCTTTCAGGCAGCCTTGGGGCGATGTCCGGGCCAGTCTGGTCGGATTTCACCACTTCCATGACATCCGATCCAACAGAACGGAGTTGTCCGCCAATTTGAATCTCCGGATCGTGGCCGGATTGTCGCTCAGCCTCAGTTCCCGATTCAATCTCATCAACGATCTTGCGGCCATCCCGAAAACCGATCTGTCGCTTGAAGAAATTCTTCTGGAACAACGCCGCAGGGCGACCTCGTATCAGTTCAGCGCGAACATCGGACTGTCGTACACGTTCGGTTCAAGAATCACCGGCATTTTCAATCCACGGCTCGATCTCTGATCGGTCTCCCTCGATCACAAAAGGGCCCGGGTCAGAAACGGAACATAGGTGATGAGGAGAACCGCCAGGATCCGGACGGCCATGAAGAGCAGGACGTCGCGGTAGACGCGCGGCATGGGTTCGTTGAATCGGTAGGAGGCCAGGAACAGGTTCATGCCGACGGGGGGGGTGAGATAACCGAGTTCCAGGTTGGCCAGGAAAATGACGCCGAGATGCACGGGGTCGATTCCGAAAACCTGACCCAGGGGGATGATCAGGGGCACGACCACGAGAATCGCGGAATAGATATCCATAAAACACCCGACCAGCAGCAGGGCCAGATTGAGGAGCAGAAGAAAAGCGTATTTGGACAGCATCGAGGATTCGACCCAGGCGCTGAGCCGGGTCGGAATTTGGGCATCGATGATGTAATAGGAGAGCCCGTTGGCCAGGGCCAGGATAATCAGAACGCCTCCGATGATGGGGACACATTTGGCCGCCACCCGCCGGAGATCTTTCAAGCTCAGATCCTGCTTGATGACAATCTCCACGAAGGCGGTATAGAGAACGGCCAGGGCGGCGCTCTCCTGAAGGTTGGTGATCCCGCCGAAATAGAGTCCGAAAACGCCGACCGGAAGGATGAGCTCCCAGGCCGACTGTCCGAGGGAAACAATCGCTTGGCCCGGCTGGAACGGCGGCCGCGGAATTTTCTTCTTGATGGAATACACGATCCCGATTCCGGCCACGGACAACACCAGAATCAAGCCGGGGATGATCCCTCCGACAAACATGTCCTTGATGCTGGTCTGCGCGGTCACGCCGTAGATGATCACGGGCAGGCTCGGGGGAAACAGGAGTCCGATGCTGCCCGAGGCCGTGAGAAGTCCGACGGCGAATCTCTTGGGATAGCCGGCATCGATCAGAATGAAGGAGAGAAGCCCGCCCAGGGCCAGGATCGTCACACCCGACGATCCCGTGAATGTCGTGAAGAAGGCGCAGACCAGAACGGCCATAATGGTCAGTCCGCCGGGAATCCAGCCGAAAAGGGACTGAAAGAACCGGACCATTCTCTCCCCGGCCTTGCTTTCCGAAAGAAGGAAGCCCACCACGGCGAACAGGGGAATCGCCGGGATGGCATGACCGGTCAGCACGGTGTAAGCCTGATTGGGAATGATTTCCAGAGGTTGTCCGGCATGGACAAACAGAAAAAACCCGATGCCGCCGAGGACAATAAAAATCGGGACGCCGAAAAAGGCCATGACGACGAGAAGAACAATCAGGGGAGTTGTCAGGGAAGCCAGAATCGGCTGGAGGATTTCCTGGATCGAGGCCAGGGGGCCCAGCCAGGTTTCGCGGGCGGAGCCCAGGACCTGGGAGAAAGGCCCGAAGGCAAAGAGGATTCCCAGCGGCACGGCGACGGCCGCAACCCAAAACCGACGTTTTTTTGACTCGAGTCCGGTGACGAAACGGAGACTCATCAGAAGGAATCCCGCGACCATGACCAGGGCCATGAGGCGCTTGGGGATGAATCCGATTTTTTCCCCCGGACCGAAGGCCATGCCGGCGAAGGACCAGGCGGTGAAGGCGAACGCCGCGGCCAGGGCGGCCGAGAGAACGGCCGCTGTAATATCCAGGACCGATTGGACGGATTTTGGAAGCTTCCAGTCAATGGCCAGTGACAGGTGCCTTTTCTCCCGCGACGTGACGGCGGCGGCGATAAAGGTCGCGGCCAAAACGAGGTGCTGGATATAGGCGGTCGAATGAGGCAGGCCCGTGTTGAAAAACTTGCGGGCGACGACTTCGCCGATCAACAGGACGGCCAGCAAAACAAGACAGAGAGCGACAAGAACATCTTCGAAGAGACGGCCGGCGCGGATGATTTTACCGGCCACGGTTTTTTCGGTATTCCCGGATATGCCCGATCATCGCATCGTAGACCGGCTTGGGGAAAGCCCGGCCGATGAGATCCTCGACGCCCTGGGCGGACACCTCCCGCCACTTGACCATGGCGTCGTCCGGCGGGTCATGGACGACCAGTCCATGTTCCTTCATGGTGGCCAGGGCTTCCTTTTCGAGGTTCATGGTCTGTTTGTAGAGATCCCGGGATATTCTTTCGACGGCATCCATCATCGGCTGCCGGAACTCGCGGGGAATGCTTTCCCAGGCCCGATCGCTGAGGAACATGCCGCCGACAAGAGGCGCCAAGGTCATCGACAGCATATGCGGGATAAGGGCGAAATACTGCCCTGATCCCGCGATAAGCGCCGGCAAATAGGCGGCGCCCACCGCCCCGCTCTGGAGCTGCACCATAAAATCCTTGATATCGCCCGGGACAACCTGGAATCCGGACTTTTTCCAAATCTGCTCCAGTTCCGGGTCGCCCTGAGTGACGCTCACTTTAAATTTTTTCAGATCGTCCGGGTAGATGACCGGGTCCTTGGCGAAAAAGTGAACCCATCCGGCCAGTGTCCACAAAATGACCTTGAATCCCTTGTCCTCGATCTCTTTCTCAAAGACCGATTTCATGCGATCGAAGACGAATTCGAATTCCTCCTGGGAATCGAATATAAAGGGGAGGTTGAGAACCAGGACGGATCGTTCGATCTTGGTGATGCCCATGTTGGTGAAGACCCCGCCCTGGAGCGCGCCCAGGCGGATTTTGCGGATCATGTCCATTTCCGTTCCGGCGATTCCCCCGGGGTAGATTTTGACCTGAACCTGCCCGCCGGAGATCTTTTCCCACTCGCGGGCAACTTCCTGAAGCGCCCGGTCCCAGGGCGATCGGGCCGGGGCGACGGATCCGATCTTGATGACGACGGCCGCCCGAAGGTCGGCCGCGGCCGCAATCAGAAGAATTGCGGCCGTGCAGAGAATCATGAATTTTTTCATTGAATATCTTCCTGTCCGGCCGGGTCGGAATTCCCGTCAAGCTCGATGAAATAATCGTCGATGTTATCAAGCAGCCATTTGGCCTTTCGGCGGTTGAGGACATTGACAAGGCGGTTATCCGGAAGCCGGTCGGCATCGAATTTCAGGACCTGGGAGAGAAGATCCCTGAACTCCGCGGCGTTCTGCTCCTTGACACAGACGGTCACGGCCAGGGCCACGAGATGCGAGGTGTTGGTCTCTCCCGACACGGTCTTGGCCCGTTCGAAATGCTCGCGAGCCTTCTGCAGATCTCCCCCCATATATTCTGGAAGAGAGCCGTAGTAATAAATGTAGAAAAGCTCCACGGCCGCCGGGTCGTAACCGGGATCGACCTGGTGCACTCTTTCCATCAGCGAGGCGGCCTGTGGAAGCGTCAGGCCGAATTTCATGTCGAAGGGGTCGGAGCCGAAGGCGCCGACCCAGCCGAGCGCCGTCCAGTACAGAAATCCGGCGTCCTGCCGTCCGAACACGGCCAGCGCGTCACGGTATCGGCGGTTCTTGAGCTGATCCAGGAGTGCGGGGTTCTTTTTTTCAAGATGAACGAGAAGGATGTCGCGGCCGCGCAGGTAAAGATTCTTGGCCCGCCGGAACAGGAACTCCCGGGTTTCCAGATCGCGCTTCGGCGTCATGTCCGCGGGGGTCTGGATGAAGGCGTTGGCATAGGTGATATAGAGACTGCCCGTCACCAGACGCAGCCCTTCATGATCGGGAAGCGAGGTCAGGAGCGTTTCATAGAGCTTGATGGCGAAGGGCAGGGCGTCTCCGACGAGTTCGGGATCATTGTCCTGTGTGAACACGCCCCCCGATCCCGGCGACGTCATCATTCCGGCGACTTTTTTCAAGGCCAGTTTTTCCACGGAACAGGACGCCGTCAATAGAAGCGCAACAAAGGCGGCGATCCCGGTTTTCATTGTCTTGTTCATGATCTTCCTCAATATTATGAACAAAAAATCCGGAGAGTCAATTGATAACCGCGAGGCCGGCTCTCGGATCCCTCAGCCTGATCCGGCCGTCTTCCTGACCGCCGACAATCCTTCGGCGGTGGCGATGAAAACGAGAACATCTCCGGGACTGAGACTCGTGTCGTCCGGCGGCTGGAAACGGAATTCTTCCGTGTCCGCCTTCCGCATGGAAACGAGAAGGGCCCCGGGAACCGCCTTGAGGCCCGAGTCGGCCAGTGTGCGGCCCGCAAGCGGCGAATCCTCGGGGATCACCGATTCCTCGACGCGAAGGACCTGGTCTTTTCCGTAAAGCATCTTGTCCAGGAAAGAGACAACGGCGGGCCGGACCATCTGGGAGACCATCCGCATGCCGCCGATATAGTCCGGGGAAACGACATAATCCGCGCCGGCTTTCCTGATCTTATCGTGCGATCGGACATCGATGCCCTTGGCGATGATGCGAAGCCGGGGATTGAGACTTCGGGCGGAGACGGCCGCAAAGAGATTGGCCTCATCGGTCGGCAGAGAGAGGATGATCCCCCGTGCCCTCTCGATCCCTGCCTGACGGAGCGCGTCGTCGTCCGCGGGATCGCCGACGATATGAAGGAACCGTCCGGATTCCATAAACTTTTCCATCCGCTCCGCCGAGACGTCCACAACGACGAAATCCCGTCCCGTGGCCCGGAGCTCCCGGATAACGGTTTCCGCGGTTTCGTCCGAACCGCAGACGATGATATGGCCGGAAATGCGGCCGATGTCCTTGTCCATGCGTTTTCTCCCAAGGAGACTCTTGAGCTCCCCTTCCACGATGAAAGCCGTGATGGAGGTCACGGCGAAGGCGATCGTGCCCAAGCTCAGGATAATGTAGATGAGAGTGAAAAGGCGAGCTCCGGGATTTCCGGTAAGATCGTGGACCTCCCCATATCCCACTGTGGCCACCGTGATTACGGTCATATAGGCGGCATCGAGAAGAGACCAGGATTCCCCACCGAGGATTTTGAAGCCGCCCACACCGATAGCACAGACCGTCAGGAATAACCCGGCGGAAACGATCACCCGTTTTCGGCTTTTCACGACATGTCCTTCGTTTTTCCGATTATAGCCGATGGCCGGAGGAGAACACAACGCATTGGCCTGGATTTCCATTGTCCGGCCCCCGAATCCGATGATACAATGCCGCCATGAAAATTTTGAAAAGCGGCGCGACACCCTCGGCCATTGTAGCCCTGTCTCAGAAAATCACCCGGATGAGCCGGGAGCGGAATGTGGAGTTCCTGCGTCTCGAACGCGGCATCCCCGGCGTTCGACCCATCGACCTTCAATCCGCCCTGCCTTTCATTCCTTTCAATGCCCCTCAACTTCAAGCCTATCCGCCCTCGACCGGCCGCGAAGATCTCAAGACGGCCGTCAACGCCTCCTATTTCGCGGGGCAAACCCGGTCCGAGCGCATCATCGTCACCCCCGGGGGTTCCATGGGACTCGATATCGCCTTTCAAATCCTGGATGTCGACAAGGTCTTTCTTCCGGAATTTCATTGGGGAACATACCGCAAGATCCTGCAAATACGGAACCGCAGTTGGGATTATTATGCCTCTCTCGACGAATTCACCGTCCGGCCGGAGCGATTCACCGGTTCCGCCGTGGTGATCTGCGATCCCGACAATCCCCTCGGCTCTCTTCAGCCCGCGGGGCGGGTCATCGATACGGCGGCCAATCTGGGAGCGGCCGGGGCCGCCGTTCTGGTCGATTGCCCCTACCGCCGTCTTTTTCTCGACCCCTCGGACGGTTTCTATGAGGCCCTGGCTCGGCTTGAAAACGTCGTCATCGTCGAAAGCTTCAGCAAGTCTCTCGGCCTCAGCGGACTGCGCGTCGGTTTCGTTCACGCCTCCGACCCGGACTTCCTGTCCGAGTTTTCCCTGCGCCTGGCCCTTCCCACAAACGGTGTCGACAACATCGCCCAGGCCTTCATCGAGCATTTCCTGGCCCGCCCTGAGGGGAGGGCCGCGGCCGAGACCTACCGGACGGCGACCGCGGAACACACCGCAAAAAATCTCGCTTTTCTGGAAACCCGCGGTTTACTGGCTGCGGAGTTTTACCGGGAGGCAAAATGCCTGGGGATTTTCGCGATCATCAACCGGACCCCGGAGGAACTTCTGGAGTCCCGGATCGGCGCCATCTCTCTGGCCGCCTTCACCGAAACACGGAAGGATCAGACGGCGGGATACGCCCGCATCAACATCGCCGTTCCCCACGATGCGTTTGTCGCGTTTTTCGAAGCCCACATGAAAAGATTCCCGTCGGGCTCCGCAGGGTGAAGCGCGGCGGGCCGCCCGTTTTCAGGCTCTTCGGCCGTCTCGACCTCCGAAAACAAAAGAAAAATAATCAAAACAATGATCGCAATCACAATCAGAATAATGCCGAAAATGATCCAGGGACTGAGTTTTTTCATGCCGCCCTCCTGTCGATAGTTTATCAAAGCCGCAAAGAACAGACAAATGAAGGGAATCGGATGGCGCGCCTGAGAGGATTCGAACCTCTGACCTACGGATCCGGAGTCCGTCGCTCTATCCACTGAGCTACAGGCGCGTGTTCCGGGTTCGCCTATTGTATGCATCCCGCGACCGGAAATCAACTGCCGCGAAAGGGTTCCCTGTGACATCGCGGATTGCGATTCATGACTTCGGCATAGAAAAATGTTGAAATCGGCCGGAAAATGAATATTCTTTAAGATGCATGAAACGCCTCGCCGCGGATGCCCTGCTCTACAGCGTCAAGCACCAGGGCGGCGGAAACTTCAAAGTCGATACGCTTTAACGGAGTTTGGCGGCGAGAGCCTCGGCTCTTTCCTTATATGAGGGGTGAGCGGCGGCCCTCTCGGCGGCGGACAGGGCGTCGTCCTTTTTCCCGGCGTTGGCATAGCCCGCCGCGGCTCCGTACCAAGCACCGGCCAGCGCCTCGTCGAGCTTGCGTATTTTTTCCTGTTGTTTTGTCCGCATCCGGGACTTCCGGTTTTCAGCCAGAGGGGCGCTCTCGATTTCACCGAGCCGGGCCCGGCCGGCCTGAAGGCCGCTTTCCGTGGCCGCGGCGGCCTTGGCGAACCATCCGGCCGATTCAAGCCAGGCGCTTTCCCGGGCCCGGATGTTGGCCAGCCCGAACAGCGCATCGGTATTCCTGGGGCCGTATTCGAGCGCCTCGAGAAAATCGGCCGCGGCCTTGTCCAGATGCCCGAGCTCGAGATTCAGGCGGCCGGAGAGGCCGAAGACTTCGGTGTTGGTCGGCAGGCGGCCCTTGGATTCCTGAATGTGTCCGACCGCTTTTTCCGGTTCCTTGAGCGCCGAGAGGTTCCGGGCGATCCAGTAATGGCTCTCCCCGACAAGGTAGAATCCCATTTCCAGGTTTTTCTCCAGGACCGCGATCGCCTCCTCGTGTTTTCCCATGGCGCTCAGGCAGACGGCTTTGCCGAGCAGCGCATCCCGATAGCCCGGCTCGATGTCCAGCGTCAGATCATAAAACTCCAGGCTCTTCTCAATCTCTTCCGTCGCAAAATAGAGAGCGGCCAGAAGGATTCGTGTCTGGGGCGACTCGGGAATGCCCTCGAAGGCCCGGAGGAGATGGGATTCGGCCTCGAGAACGGCACCCCGGCGAAGAGCCTCCTGACCGAGATGGTAGTGCGCTTCATAAAAGGCGGATTCCCGGGTGAGAAGGCCCTTGAGAGCCTCGGGGTCCTCTCCGCCGCAGACGGCATTCCGATAGAGAAGGAGCATCGACCCGGGAAAAGCCTCGACATAGGCCGCCGGATCGATCCGCCGTTCGGCAAAGATCCCCTGGGAGCATTTCCAGGCCGTAAAAATATAGCCCAAGAACTCGTCCGCGAGCGACCGGGCGGCGAGGTCCTCCTCCATGACCAAGACTCTTTTCCGGACCTCCTGGAAATCGGTTTCGAATTCCGGCACAATATCGATCTCGGTGATGATGCCTCGCGTACTCTTCGGCACAAGCCAGGCCATTTCGAGATAGGGCCGATAACCGGCAAGGGAGGCGTTGGCCTCAAAAACCCGACGCGCCGCCTCGAAATTCCGGAGGCCTTTCATCCCCATCTCTCCTTCACGGAGCGAAAGGAGAAGAAGGGATTTGAAAAACGGCGCGGCCGCACGGCCTCGGAGGCCGGGAAAGGCATAGGCTTCGGCATAGATCCGGGCGGCCTCGCGGATGGTGACATACGCCCCGCGTTCCAGGAGGGCGTCGGCTTCGGTCAGCCGCTCCTCGATATCGGGCGGCGGGGACGGTCCCGGGCCGGGAAGAGTCGCACAGGAGACGGTCAGAAAAAAGAAAGCAAGTCCGGCCGTCGCGGCCGCCATCGTCAAAATAAGATTTTTTCCTTTCATACGGCCTCCCGTTTCCTCTTTTCCTCACAATTCCGGTTTCATGACTTTTAATATACATGAAATCCGTTCCCTCCTGATAGCGCCTGTCTTTGACAGGCGATCCCTGCTTTGTTAAAGTTTCCGAAGTCGTTATGAAGTCATTCCCGACCGCCATCCCGCAAAGGAGCCTCTCATGAAATCTTTGAGGAATTTCGCAGTCTTCATGGTTCTGATTTTCTCTTTCTTCTTCGCAACCGCCGCAGGAACACAAACCGAAGAGGCGCCGGGCCGCCCGCGCCCCCTGGAACTTCAGGACATTCTGGCCTGGAAATCGATCGGAGCGCCGACGATTTCACCGGACGGCACCTGGCTGGCTTATCGCCTGAGCCCGGTTGAGGGCGATTCCGAGGTCGTCGCCCGGAGAATCCGGGACGACCGGGAATGGCGTTTCCCCGCCGGCGATGCTCCCTCCTTCGTTTCCGGAAGGGATATCGCCTTTTCCGAGGATGGAACATGGTTGTGTTTCCTCGCCCATCCGACAACGTCGGAGGCCAAAAAACTGAGAAAGGAAAGAAAGCGTATCCAAACCCGGGCCGTCCTGGTCGAATTGGCTTCCGGAGAAAAAACAGAATTCCAGGCCATCCGCGGCTTTTCCTTCTCCGGGGAAAATCCGGGGTGGCTGGCCCTCCATAAATATGTTCCCGAGAGTCAGGAAAAGGAAAAAGATGCCTGGACCGGCTCCGATCTCGTTCTTCGTGAACTGCGATCCGGAAAAGACATTGTGCTCGGTAACATCGCGGAATTCGCCTTCGACCGCAAGGGGCGCAGGCTGGCCCTGGTCGTGGACACGTTCGGTGGCGAAGGAAACGGCGTCCAGATCCGCGACATGACGACAGGTGCGCTCTTCGCGCTGGACAGCGGCAAGGCATTCTATAAAGGGCTGACCTGGTCTGAAAAGGGTGAAGGGCTGGCTTTTCTGAAAGGCGTCGAGGACAAAGCCTTCGAGGACAAGCTCCAGGCCGTCCTGGGATTTTCGGGCTTCGAGGCCGGAACCAATAAAATCCGGAAGATCCACTACGATCCGAAAGACGATCCCGCCTTCCCCGCCGGCATGACCATCAGTTCCCAACGCGCACCGCGCTGGACGGAAAGCCTGGACGGGCTCGTTTTCGGCATCGCCGAAGCAAAGAAAAAAGCCGGGACGGCGCCTGCAAGCGAAGAGAAAAAAGCCGAAACTCCGGTCGCGGCTTTGGATGATGAGGAGATTCCCGGCCTGGTCGTCTGGCATTGGCTCGACCGGCGCCTCCAATCCCAACAACAAGTCGAGGAAAGGCGGGACGCCGCGTTCAGCTTCCTGTCCGTTTATCGGGCCAAAGAGAATCGATTCATCCGGCTGGCGGACGATGATCTGCGGCGCATCGAGGCGGCGCCGCGGGACCGGTGGGCCGTGGGTCTCGACAACTCGCCCTATGAGCTTGACGGCAATCTTGACGGACGGCGGCATCAGGACGTCTATGCCGTCGATATGGCGACCGGGGAAAGAAAAAAAGCGATCGAAAATTGCCGCTGGTATTTCGGGTCGTCGCCCGACGGAACGCGTCTTCTCTACTTCAGGGACCGCCACTTCCATGTCTATGACATGCCATCAGGGCGTTCGGTGAACATCACCGCGGAGGTTCCCGTCTCCTTCGTCAACGAAGAGGACGACCACAACGTCATCGACCCGCCGCGACCGCCCGTCGGCTGGACCAAAGACGGCCTCTCCGTTCTTCTCTCCGATGGATGGGACGTCTGGAACGTTCCGGCCGGGAAAGGGCGCGCGGTCAATCTGACCGCGGACGGCCGCGCCGGACAAATCCGGTACCAGAGCCGCATCCGGCTGGATCCCGAAGAAAAGGGCATCGATCCGGCCGTTCCCCAGTATTTCTCGGTTTACGGAGAATGGACGAAAAAAACCGGGATCGCCCGGATCGAAATGGGACGTCCTGGAGCAGCCCGGCTTCTCTGGGACGACGCCGTCTTCAGCCGTCTCCAGAAAGCCCGAAAAGCGGACGTCTATCTCTACACCCGGGAGACTTCCGGAACGTTTCCCGATTATTATGCCGCCGGCGCCATGCTGAAAAACGGCCGGCGGCTCACGGAGGCCAATTCGCAACAATCGGATTTCCTATGGTCCTCGGGGGCCAGGCTCGTCGACTACACAAGCGCCAAAGGGGCCCGGCTTCAGGCGGCGCTCTTCCTGCCCGCCGGCTATGAGGAGGGCAAACGCTATCCGACCCTGGTCTACATCTACGAAAAACTCTCTCAATCCCTCAATCGCTATCTGATGCCGAGTCCCTATGGCTTTAACGCCGCGGCCTACACAAGCCGGGGCTACGCCGTTCTGATGCCCGACATCGTCTACACCATCAATGATCCGGGAATGTCGGCCGTATGGTGTGTTCTGCCGGCCCTCGACGCGGCCGTCGCGACGGGCGTCGTGGACAAGACGCGGGTCGGTCTTCAAGGCCATTCCTGGGGCGGCTACCAGACATCGTTTCTGATCACCCAGACCGACGCTTTCGCCGCGGCCGCGGCCGGAGCGCCCCTCACCAATATGATTTCCATGTACAGCTCGATCTACTGGAATACGGGATCGGCCAACCAGCCGATCTTCGAAAGCAGCCA belongs to Acidobacteriota bacterium and includes:
- a CDS encoding potassium channel protein; amino-acid sequence: MKSRKRVIVSAGLFLTVCAIGVGGFKILGGESWSLLDAAYMTVITVATVGYGEVHDLTGNPGARLFTLIYIILSLGTIAFAVTSITAFIVEGELKSLLGRKRMDKDIGRISGHIIVCGSDETAETVIRELRATGRDFVVVDVSAERMEKFMESGRFLHIVGDPADDDALRQAGIERARGIILSLPTDEANLFAAVSARSLNPRLRIIAKGIDVRSHDKIRKAGADYVVSPDYIGGMRMVSQMVRPAVVSFLDKMLYGKDQVLRVEESVIPEDSPLAGRTLADSGLKAVPGALLVSMRKADTEEFRFQPPDDTSLSPGDVLVFIATAEGLSAVRKTAGSG
- a CDS encoding pyridoxal phosphate-dependent aminotransferase, with amino-acid sequence MKILKSGATPSAIVALSQKITRMSRERNVEFLRLERGIPGVRPIDLQSALPFIPFNAPQLQAYPPSTGREDLKTAVNASYFAGQTRSERIIVTPGGSMGLDIAFQILDVDKVFLPEFHWGTYRKILQIRNRSWDYYASLDEFTVRPERFTGSAVVICDPDNPLGSLQPAGRVIDTAANLGAAGAAVLVDCPYRRLFLDPSDGFYEALARLENVVIVESFSKSLGLSGLRVGFVHASDPDFLSEFSLRLALPTNGVDNIAQAFIEHFLARPEGRAAAETYRTATAEHTAKNLAFLETRGLLAAEFYREAKCLGIFAIINRTPEELLESRIGAISLAAFTETRKDQTAGYARINIAVPHDAFVAFFEAHMKRFPSGSAG
- a CDS encoding tetratricopeptide repeat protein; this encodes MKGKNLILTMAAATAGLAFFFLTVSCATLPGPGPSPPPDIEERLTEADALLERGAYVTIREAARIYAEAYAFPGLRGRAAAPFFKSLLLLSLREGEMGMKGLRNFEAARRVFEANASLAGYRPYLEMAWLVPKSTRGIITEIDIVPEFETDFQEVRKRVLVMEEDLAARSLADEFLGYIFTAWKCSQGIFAERRIDPAAYVEAFPGSMLLLYRNAVCGGEDPEALKGLLTRESAFYEAHYHLGQEALRRGAVLEAESHLLRAFEGIPESPQTRILLAALYFATEEIEKSLEFYDLTLDIEPGYRDALLGKAVCLSAMGKHEEAIAVLEKNLEMGFYLVGESHYWIARNLSALKEPEKAVGHIQESKGRLPTNTEVFGLSGRLNLELGHLDKAAADFLEALEYGPRNTDALFGLANIRARESAWLESAGWFAKAAAATESGLQAGRARLGEIESAPLAENRKSRMRTKQQEKIRKLDEALAGAWYGAAAGYANAGKKDDALSAAERAAAHPSYKERAEALAAKLR